One window of the Candidatus Poribacteria bacterium genome contains the following:
- a CDS encoding ABC transporter ATP-binding protein, with protein MTPLLKVESITKHFADTAVVKDVSFTVYLGEIFALLGPSGCGKTTTLRIIAGFERADTGTISMAERLLANDDVHVSPESRGIGLVFQDYALFPHKNVLDNVAFGLRKAEKKTRRERAFEVLDMVGMKGFHERLPHHLSGGEQQRVALARSIIARPQLLLLDEPFSSLDPGLRQTTRDEVRALLKGEGISAVLVTHDQEEALSFAERLAVMSAGTVEQIGTPEAVYQHPETAYVADFLGQTNFIKAYVKDGIAETPFGRVEVDGAATGEMLLSIRPECLTMAAPNSGNSELKDGRIVGQAFKGHYFTYRVEVEGKFYFVQTDSRCRFQISDTVRLTAASAVAVAE; from the coding sequence ATGACCCCACTGCTTAAGGTTGAATCCATTACAAAGCACTTTGCTGATACCGCCGTTGTGAAGGATGTTAGTTTTACGGTTTATCTGGGGGAAATCTTCGCGCTGTTAGGGCCCAGCGGTTGTGGCAAAACGACGACGTTACGCATCATAGCAGGCTTTGAAAGGGCAGACACTGGCACAATCTCTATGGCAGAGCGTCTGCTCGCAAACGATGACGTTCACGTTTCACCTGAGTCGAGAGGTATCGGTTTAGTATTTCAAGACTATGCCCTTTTCCCGCATAAGAATGTTCTCGATAACGTCGCCTTTGGACTCCGAAAAGCAGAAAAAAAAACAAGGCGTGAGCGGGCGTTTGAAGTGTTAGATATGGTTGGCATGAAGGGTTTTCACGAGCGTTTACCACATCACCTCTCCGGCGGCGAGCAGCAGCGAGTTGCGTTGGCGCGCTCCATCATCGCACGTCCGCAGCTCCTGCTTTTAGATGAGCCCTTTTCGAGCCTCGATCCCGGGTTACGCCAAACAACGAGAGATGAAGTGCGTGCCCTCCTGAAAGGTGAGGGTATTAGCGCGGTACTGGTTACACACGATCAGGAGGAGGCATTAAGTTTCGCTGAACGATTGGCGGTGATGAGTGCCGGCACTGTTGAACAAATCGGCACACCTGAAGCAGTATACCAGCACCCAGAAACCGCTTACGTCGCCGACTTCCTTGGACAGACGAATTTCATCAAGGCTTACGTGAAAGACGGAATCGCTGAAACCCCATTTGGACGTGTAGAAGTGGACGGCGCTGCTACGGGGGAGATGCTCCTATCCATCCGTCCTGAATGCTTAACAATGGCAGCACCTAATTCAGGAAACAGTGAATTAAAAGACGGACGCATTGTTGGACAAGCGTTTAAAGGACACTATTTCACGTACAGGGTTGAAGTGGAAGGAAAATTCTACTTCGTTCAGACAGATTCCCGTTGTCGGTTTCAAATCAGCGATACCGTCCGGTTGACAGCAGCCTCGGCGGTAGCAGTTGCGGAATAG
- a CDS encoding Gfo/Idh/MocA family oxidoreductase, whose amino-acid sequence MAKIRLAMIGCGGNSSGHARRMNANPDVQIVGTCDVNTDIANGYIDRNLSDLSPRPGAYDDIGGMLKETSPDAVVISTPHTLHFEQGMQALEAGCHVLMEKPMVTSSKDAYTLAEKVEETGLTLTIGYNTPCTPNFYYTREIIRSGAFGKLELVIGYITQGWKGGTTGTWRQNPKLSGGGQAYDSGAHLLNSLCWAVESKVAEVYAYTDNQDREVDINSSINVKFESGVLAAMAVSGNCPSPGGTHTAFVFENGRIEVDGWGGGWIRVWEGNEALDPPPITDDMSAGSPDDNFIDAVLGRAEPRTSPMNGIIQSELMDLIYESAETGVPARPER is encoded by the coding sequence GTGGCGAAAATTCGACTTGCCATGATTGGATGTGGTGGAAACTCTTCGGGCCACGCCAGAAGAATGAATGCGAACCCCGACGTGCAAATCGTCGGCACCTGCGATGTGAATACAGACATCGCGAACGGTTATATTGATCGGAACCTGTCCGACCTCAGTCCACGCCCCGGTGCTTATGACGACATCGGTGGTATGCTGAAAGAGACTTCACCGGACGCTGTGGTTATCTCTACGCCGCACACACTCCATTTTGAACAAGGCATGCAGGCACTTGAAGCCGGTTGCCACGTCTTGATGGAAAAACCGATGGTCACCTCATCTAAAGATGCGTACACCCTCGCAGAGAAGGTGGAAGAGACGGGGTTAACCCTCACGATCGGTTACAATACGCCATGCACGCCGAATTTTTATTATACGCGTGAGATTATCCGTAGCGGAGCGTTTGGCAAACTGGAATTGGTCATCGGCTACATTACACAAGGCTGGAAGGGTGGCACGACAGGGACGTGGCGGCAGAACCCGAAACTCTCTGGCGGTGGACAGGCTTATGATAGCGGCGCACACCTTCTGAATAGCCTCTGCTGGGCAGTCGAATCGAAAGTCGCTGAAGTCTACGCTTACACAGATAACCAAGACCGTGAGGTGGACATCAATTCCTCCATTAACGTCAAGTTTGAGAGCGGTGTTCTCGCTGCGATGGCAGTGAGTGGCAATTGCCCAAGTCCAGGTGGGACACATACTGCGTTTGTGTTTGAGAACGGTAGAATTGAGGTTGACGGTTGGGGTGGCGGTTGGATCCGCGTCTGGGAAGGCAACGAAGCATTAGACCCACCGCCAATTACGGACGATATGTCCGCAGGTTCGCCTGACGATAACTTCATTGACGCAGTTTTAGGTAGAGCAGAACCCCGTACGAGTCCGATGAACGGGATTATCCAATCCGAGTTGATGGATCTCATCTACGAATCCGCAGAAACTGGAGTTCCGGCACGTCCAGAACGCTAA
- a CDS encoding MoxR family ATPase: MTNLVQTVFEEMKQEARKVIVGQTELFELIVVSLFSGGHVLLEGVPGTAKTLVAKTLAMIVSGEFSRVQFTPDLMPSDIVGTSVYDLTTNQFNLKRGPVFTNILLADEINRAPAKTQSALLECMEERQVSIDGVRHELPPPFMVLATQNPVEYEGTYPLPEAQLDRFLFKLRVDYPVREVETQILMNYHHGFDATRLETVGIESVIDNTLLQACQTAIQAVTVEDSIFKYIVDLADASRTSSELILGGSPRASIALLLASKTYAALHGRDYILPDDVKFLAPHVYRHRILLKPDAEIEGLTADDVIDRLLAEAEIPR, encoded by the coding sequence ATGACGAATCTCGTTCAAACCGTTTTTGAAGAAATGAAGCAGGAGGCGCGAAAAGTTATTGTTGGACAAACGGAACTCTTTGAGTTGATTGTTGTCAGCCTATTTTCAGGTGGACATGTCCTGTTAGAGGGTGTCCCGGGGACAGCGAAAACGCTTGTGGCAAAAACTTTGGCGATGATAGTCTCTGGGGAATTCAGCCGCGTCCAGTTTACGCCTGACCTAATGCCTTCTGATATTGTCGGGACCAGCGTCTACGACTTGACAACGAACCAATTTAACCTCAAGCGCGGTCCCGTCTTCACGAACATACTCCTCGCCGATGAAATCAATCGCGCACCTGCGAAAACGCAATCCGCACTCTTAGAATGTATGGAGGAACGACAGGTCAGCATTGATGGTGTCCGTCATGAACTCCCACCGCCGTTTATGGTCTTGGCAACGCAAAACCCTGTTGAGTATGAGGGAACCTACCCGCTTCCCGAAGCACAACTCGACCGGTTTCTGTTCAAATTACGCGTGGATTATCCTGTTCGAGAAGTGGAAACGCAAATTTTGATGAATTATCATCATGGATTTGATGCCACGCGTTTGGAGACGGTAGGGATCGAGAGTGTGATTGACAACACCTTGCTACAAGCTTGTCAAACGGCGATTCAGGCGGTCACGGTGGAGGATTCAATTTTCAAGTATATCGTCGATTTAGCAGATGCATCGCGTACGTCGAGTGAGTTGATTTTAGGTGGAAGTCCCCGCGCCTCAATTGCGCTTTTACTGGCAAGTAAAACCTACGCTGCACTTCACGGACGGGATTATATTCTGCCTGACGATGTTAAGTTCTTAGCACCGCATGTCTATCGGCACCGGATACTTCTGAAGCCGGACGCTGAAATTGAGGGATTGACTGCAGATGACGTTATCGATCGGCTCCTCGCCGAGGCAGAAATTCCACGCTAA
- a CDS encoding DUF58 domain-containing protein, with product MHLSKRLLIFLLPLTVPIALSSLAPSLLFVGGAYVVLILAVGTIDYVTNPVWTRVEARREMNSKFSLGVENVVTLKIANRSRYRLNIRLKDDFPDEFLFEETVHDCQILPGQDVDISYRLTPLRRGIYRFADIHLRCTGVLGLVVRQRRVAASAEVKVYPNLQAVRQYELLVKRGMLHQIGLKNSRRFGEGTEMERLREYSPDDDFRRMDWKATARHRKPIVREFETERSQEIVVMLDTGRLMASPILLETLPQSTAESTQKAMLKLDYAINTTLMTTYVATLKGDKVGLIAFADTVHQYLAPKPGKRQFLTMLETVYALPVHPVEPDFGTAFKYLASKQRKRALVILFTDILDKDSAEGVATYITQLSKHHLVACVTLTDSGIVELAEQKFTDSKSVYQKAIAERLLQEKQATLEILRRQGVITIDVPAHQLTMAVVNKYLELKAQSKI from the coding sequence ATGCATTTAAGCAAACGTCTCCTCATCTTCCTACTCCCACTCACTGTTCCGATTGCACTTAGCAGCCTTGCCCCGAGCCTGTTATTCGTCGGTGGCGCGTATGTGGTGCTGATCCTCGCTGTCGGTACTATAGATTACGTAACCAATCCAGTGTGGACGAGAGTTGAGGCGCGTCGCGAGATGAATTCCAAATTTTCACTGGGTGTGGAAAACGTCGTGACGCTGAAGATTGCCAATCGTTCACGTTACCGGCTAAATATCCGTCTCAAAGACGATTTCCCTGACGAGTTTCTATTCGAGGAAACGGTTCACGATTGTCAGATTTTACCGGGGCAGGATGTGGATATATCGTATCGCCTCACACCGTTGCGACGTGGAATTTATCGGTTTGCGGATATCCATCTGCGGTGTACTGGGGTCTTGGGACTGGTCGTCCGCCAACGACGTGTAGCAGCATCAGCGGAAGTGAAGGTTTATCCGAACCTACAAGCCGTCCGGCAATATGAACTCTTAGTGAAGCGTGGAATGCTTCATCAGATTGGGCTTAAAAATTCACGGCGGTTCGGAGAAGGCACAGAGATGGAACGGCTCCGCGAGTATTCACCAGATGATGACTTTCGCCGTATGGATTGGAAAGCCACTGCCCGGCATCGAAAACCGATTGTTCGGGAATTTGAAACCGAACGAAGTCAAGAGATCGTCGTTATGTTAGATACTGGGAGACTGATGGCATCACCTATCCTTTTGGAAACATTGCCACAGTCCACTGCAGAATCGACACAAAAGGCGATGCTGAAACTGGATTACGCCATTAATACAACGCTGATGACCACTTATGTCGCAACACTCAAAGGGGATAAGGTTGGGTTAATCGCTTTTGCGGATACCGTTCATCAGTACCTTGCCCCGAAGCCGGGTAAACGACAGTTTCTCACGATGTTGGAGACGGTCTATGCCCTTCCTGTTCACCCGGTTGAACCGGATTTTGGGACAGCATTCAAGTATCTCGCTTCAAAACAGCGGAAACGTGCTCTCGTCATCCTTTTTACGGACATCTTAGATAAAGATTCTGCCGAGGGAGTCGCTACCTATATAACACAACTCTCTAAGCATCATCTCGTTGCGTGCGTAACCTTGACGGATTCGGGTATTGTTGAATTGGCTGAACAGAAATTTACGGATTCCAAGTCGGTTTATCAGAAAGCAATTGCTGAGCGATTGTTGCAAGAGAAACAGGCAACATTGGAAATTTTGAGGCGACAAGGGGTCATCACAATTGATGTTCCAGCACATCAATTGACAATGGCGGTCGTGAATAAGTATTTGGAACTTAAGGCGCAGTCCAAGATTTGA
- a CDS encoding DUF4129 domain-containing protein → MIAETSDDVSDTALERVETEKAAIARAEVAEAASDFRNALRFLYLSAILHLQERGRLPYDKSLTNREYLRQAQEDTNLQATLEPAIAVFDAVWYGHKPCDAETVASYRELLQKIYTMT, encoded by the coding sequence TTGATTGCCGAAACGTCCGACGATGTATCAGACACTGCATTGGAACGTGTAGAGACAGAGAAAGCAGCGATTGCCCGTGCCGAAGTCGCCGAAGCAGCGAGTGACTTTCGCAATGCCCTTCGTTTTCTCTATCTTTCCGCAATTTTGCACCTCCAAGAGCGCGGTAGGCTTCCCTATGATAAGAGTCTGACGAATCGGGAGTATCTACGTCAAGCACAAGAGGATACCAACTTGCAAGCGACACTTGAACCCGCAATCGCTGTTTTTGATGCAGTATGGTACGGACACAAACCCTGTGATGCAGAGACTGTCGCCAGTTACCGCGAATTATTACAAAAAATCTATACGATGACCTAA
- a CDS encoding lysophospholipid acyltransferase family protein, which yields MQDAHSTWRDRWVYWIVSTFGWWCRRIPKRWAMLLGWGIGMLYYHFVKKRREIALSNLQTAFRERFTTSECIEICKASFINVGKTCIEFLRFPKLNTENIWQEVTVEGAANLHTALAKGKGAIVFLPHFGNWELLSLVYGALIPDRAKAIAFPLKNALLNAYIWGHRELMSLKLIPRNQAIRETLRALRNNEAVGFFADQNAGPEGVFVDFLGKPASAARAPVVLARKTGAPLLFSLSIRQPDDQHSVYISTPIHVKPTDDFEQDIEVYTSQMLKQLETYIHKYPEQWLWLHNRWKTQPADSEPRTANR from the coding sequence ATGCAGGACGCGCACAGTACATGGCGAGATAGATGGGTATATTGGATAGTATCTACCTTCGGGTGGTGGTGTCGCCGCATTCCGAAGAGATGGGCAATGCTACTTGGATGGGGCATTGGGATGCTATACTATCATTTCGTCAAAAAACGGCGAGAGATTGCATTGAGCAACCTACAGACAGCGTTCAGGGAACGCTTCACAACATCAGAATGCATAGAAATTTGCAAGGCAAGTTTTATCAATGTCGGAAAAACCTGTATCGAGTTCCTCCGGTTTCCCAAACTCAACACCGAAAACATCTGGCAAGAGGTTACTGTGGAAGGTGCAGCAAACCTCCACACTGCGCTGGCGAAAGGGAAAGGGGCAATCGTGTTCCTACCGCATTTTGGGAATTGGGAACTCCTTTCACTGGTATACGGTGCATTAATCCCTGATCGTGCAAAAGCCATTGCTTTTCCGTTGAAAAACGCGCTGCTCAACGCCTATATTTGGGGGCACCGCGAACTGATGAGCTTAAAGCTGATCCCTCGGAACCAAGCGATTCGAGAAACACTCCGCGCCTTGAGAAATAACGAAGCCGTTGGGTTCTTCGCTGACCAGAACGCTGGTCCAGAAGGTGTATTCGTCGATTTCTTGGGAAAACCCGCCTCAGCGGCCCGCGCCCCGGTTGTATTGGCACGTAAGACCGGAGCCCCCCTTCTCTTTTCATTAAGCATCCGTCAACCTGACGATCAACATTCCGTTTATATTTCTACACCTATTCACGTCAAACCTACTGATGATTTTGAACAGGACATTGAAGTGTACACGAGCCAAATGCTGAAACAGCTGGAAACATACATCCATAAATACCCAGAGCAGTGGTTATGGCTACACAATCGATGGAAAACACAACCAGCAGATAGCGAACCGCGAACTGCGAACCGCTAA
- a CDS encoding S41 family peptidase has protein sequence MKRYTLSFIVLVIAIGVPFLLINPREKSAMSGDGRVTRQMLNEALIDAIRITERNYYKPIEDSNEMFRGSIKGALASLNDPYTYYVSRREHQRAVENLYNAEFGGLGIHIYEDHRGFIKISKPIPNTPAALANLQAGDYITKVNGKRIHLSEKTGMRIDDVLDLLRGERGTDVTITVQRKFLDPFDVTLTRGKIPVRSVKSTMLENDIGYIRITGFIGSRREDGTEGEFNEALEAHKAAGMKALILDLRDNQGGLLNAAYHIADAFIDEGLIVSTKGRRSEFNEEYPATSERLCSPDIPLIVLVNEYSASASEIVAGAIKDTRRGILVGQKTYGKGVVQKRYPLPDGGSLSLTISTYYTPNGTKINEVGISPQVAIELEEPDEIEQLMLRKVDANDTLSNFIAKWIDDQYKSPGEMPKDFSPLEAELPKLQQQLEEERILVSLKWLKQRAEQLFNLHVGIEQIVNLTYDRQLQEAIRIIEADEVEKYLNPIPEETELPSTTQAEMPVEHEPTAGSE, from the coding sequence ATGAAAAGATACACCTTGTCCTTCATTGTTTTAGTCATCGCCATCGGTGTTCCGTTCCTGCTCATTAATCCGAGAGAAAAAAGTGCGATGAGCGGAGATGGCCGTGTTACCCGACAGATGCTAAACGAGGCACTCATAGATGCTATCCGCATTACCGAAAGAAACTATTATAAACCGATCGAGGATAGCAATGAGATGTTCCGTGGTTCAATCAAAGGGGCACTCGCATCCCTGAATGACCCCTACACGTATTATGTGTCGCGACGTGAACATCAGCGGGCTGTCGAAAATTTATATAACGCAGAATTTGGAGGACTCGGTATTCATATCTACGAGGACCATCGGGGATTTATCAAGATTTCTAAGCCGATCCCAAACACCCCTGCTGCGCTTGCGAACCTCCAAGCAGGAGATTACATTACCAAAGTCAACGGCAAGCGCATCCATCTAAGTGAAAAAACGGGCATGCGCATCGACGATGTCCTTGATTTACTGAGAGGTGAACGTGGAACGGATGTGACCATTACGGTGCAACGCAAGTTCCTTGATCCTTTTGATGTGACACTGACGCGTGGCAAAATTCCCGTCAGGAGCGTCAAGTCAACAATGCTGGAGAACGACATCGGCTACATTCGGATTACTGGGTTTATCGGAAGCAGGCGCGAAGACGGTACCGAAGGCGAATTTAATGAAGCACTTGAAGCGCATAAAGCCGCGGGTATGAAAGCCCTTATTCTGGATTTACGCGACAATCAAGGTGGGTTGCTAAACGCTGCATACCACATCGCTGATGCTTTTATTGATGAAGGACTTATCGTTTCAACAAAAGGAAGAAGAAGCGAGTTTAACGAGGAATACCCCGCAACATCTGAACGCTTGTGTTCACCAGATATTCCGCTCATTGTGCTTGTCAACGAATACAGTGCAAGTGCTTCTGAAATTGTGGCGGGTGCGATTAAGGATACACGCCGCGGCATCCTCGTTGGACAGAAAACATACGGCAAAGGCGTCGTTCAAAAACGTTATCCCTTACCGGATGGTGGCTCACTCTCTCTCACGATCTCAACCTATTATACACCAAACGGCACAAAAATTAACGAAGTCGGCATTAGTCCACAAGTCGCTATTGAACTTGAGGAACCTGATGAGATAGAACAGTTAATGCTGAGAAAAGTGGATGCAAACGACACCCTCAGCAATTTTATTGCCAAATGGATTGATGATCAGTACAAAAGTCCGGGGGAAATGCCCAAGGATTTCTCGCCCCTTGAAGCCGAACTTCCGAAGTTGCAACAACAGCTTGAAGAAGAGCGGATTTTGGTCAGCCTAAAGTGGTTGAAACAACGCGCCGAGCAGCTTTTCAACCTTCACGTTGGCATTGAACAGATCGTTAATTTAACTTATGACCGGCAGCTGCAAGAGGCAATTCGGATCATCGAAGCCGATGAGGTCGAAAAATATCTCAATCCCATACCCGAAGAGACAGAACTCCCCTCAACAACACAAGCTGAGATGCCAGTAGAACACGAACCGACAGCAGGTAGCGAATAG
- a CDS encoding phytanoyl-CoA dioxygenase family protein, translating to MAHHISDEQWEHFWEYGYVHIGQVATDAELAQLQQQMDDIMLGKAPLDYDQIMMQLDREPGKNSPGPQSKGHKGPTLLYRKIQNLELDPIFLEYLQKPIFQEVCAKIYGDDTPVACFRAMFMNKPAHEGTQLTWHQDRWTDLDRDPQITIYTALDPATIENGCVHIIPQSHKRLINPENGSGFLTQEHIDDIVAKATPEPMELKAGEVVLLHNWMLHSSGTNDTDIPRRAFSVCYMHGETQSNRGHAFTRVFGDGAIRVADLSKFKFESPIV from the coding sequence ATGGCACACCATATATCAGACGAACAGTGGGAACATTTCTGGGAATACGGCTACGTGCACATCGGACAAGTCGCAACGGATGCTGAACTCGCACAACTCCAGCAGCAGATGGATGACATCATGCTCGGTAAGGCACCCCTCGACTATGACCAGATCATGATGCAACTCGACCGAGAACCCGGAAAAAACTCACCGGGACCGCAGTCTAAAGGGCATAAGGGACCGACGTTGCTGTATCGGAAAATCCAGAATCTCGAATTAGATCCGATTTTTTTGGAATATCTCCAGAAACCGATTTTCCAAGAGGTCTGCGCGAAGATTTATGGAGATGACACGCCTGTTGCCTGTTTCCGGGCAATGTTTATGAATAAACCGGCACACGAAGGCACGCAGCTCACATGGCATCAAGATAGATGGACAGACCTCGACCGCGACCCGCAGATTACTATCTATACCGCTTTGGATCCCGCAACGATTGAGAACGGCTGTGTCCATATCATTCCACAGTCCCACAAGAGGCTTATCAATCCTGAAAATGGATCCGGTTTTTTGACGCAGGAACACATTGACGACATCGTCGCGAAGGCAACACCGGAGCCGATGGAATTGAAAGCCGGTGAGGTGGTTTTACTCCACAATTGGATGCTCCACAGTTCCGGGACGAACGATACAGATATTCCGCGGCGGGCGTTCAGCGTCTGTTACATGCATGGTGAAACGCAGTCGAATCGCGGCCACGCGTTTACGCGTGTGTTCGGTGACGGTGCGATTCGCGTTGCCGATTTATCGAAGTTTAAGTTTGAAAGCCCAATCGTTTAA